The Salvelinus sp. IW2-2015 linkage group LG6.2, ASM291031v2, whole genome shotgun sequence genome window below encodes:
- the LOC111965757 gene encoding zinc finger protein 892-like isoform X2 encodes MGDSEQVEWTFMKLYLNDIGNALSDKSGTWMSKRKPAAYHEEQQTGVTPTQRFERQLRTPQRNSRWQSPRMHSKHQTEEERGFSPVSGSGEESDKEASPPKRRTTISSSKKTRTKSHTKDYDDCSGTESGEQPEKSTQRXKGHSNSKKTNTHCKEEDNDNLSDKPTVVASPRKRSRQCSDFNVFEAEAEPCNTVSEPEVEVVVEGETEVASVSKRWKQYNPPKTTKPDAEDKAESEHYELVEQAEETPIRKKLSKSKKVRTRTPSEDVGEDESDHFZAEGHAAAEDTTLRKRQRSMKSRKKRSKSPSKKARDAESDDESGKHVSKTLPKDLHEEESDQDAETQSKNLSEESDQDSQTEHKGLGEQEWHRSDHPEEETEQEVLPAXRERGPKSXKTVKSDSXSDSENVTVKNKGKKQGARGLKAPRVRFRPPIEKKKMVKILHICSFCEKVLPNRDALSRHLQRHTGEKPYHCEECGKDYGSKNTLKIHNMQVHHKGTKDFICNDCGQQFTHFTYLKRHLYSHXDKEKRPHLCNVCGKHFIQKSHLDRHKMIHTGEKPFNCEHCAMAFNRPDSLRMHLKLHVSGSEGPNLAEQEKTKCTACKKSFVNPNYLKVHMRIHTGERPYKCEDCAKSFTQISILNAHRRTHTGEKPHECKACGSCFTRRKYLDDHIGRKHGSFEQINEQEDEQ; translated from the exons ATGGGCGATAGTGAGCAGGTAGAGTGGACGTTTATGAAATTATACCTTAACGATATTGGAAACGCTCTTTCAGATAAATCTGGAACATGGATGTCGAAAAGAA AACCGGCTGCCTATCATGAAGAACAACAGACAGGGGTGACACCCACTCAAAGGTTTGAGAGGCAGCTGAGAACTCCCCAGAGAAACTCCAGGTGGCAAAGTCCCAGGATGCATTCTAAACaccagacagaagaagagagggggttTTCTCCTGTGTCTGGGTCTGGGGAGGAGAGCGACAAGGAGGCCTCCCCACCAAAAAGAAGGACCACAATAAGCAGCTCCAAAAAGACAAGAACCAAGTCTCACACAAAGGATTATGATGACTGTTCTGGGACAGAATCTGGCGAGCAGCCAGAGAAGAGCACACAAAGAYAAAAAGGGCACAGCAACTCAAAAAAGACTAATACTCACTGTAAGGAGGAGGATAATGACAACTTGTCAGACAAACCAACTGTGGTGGCTTCCCCCAGAAAAAGGAGCAGGCAATGTAGTGACTTCAATGTATTTGAAGCAGAGGCTGAACCATGTAATACTGTGTCTGAGCCTGAGGTGGAGGTAGTTGTGGAGGGGGAGACTGAAGTGGCGTCTGTTTCTAAGAGGTGGAAACAgtacaacccccccaaaacaaCTAAGCCTGATGCCGAGGACAAAGCTGAGAGTGAACATTATGAGTTGGTAGAACAGGCTGAAGAGACTCCCATTAGAAAAAAACTTAGCAAGTCTAAAAAGGTAAGAACGAGGACTCCCTCTGAAGACGTGGGGGAAGATGAAAGTGACCACTTTSAGGCGGAAGGACATGCTGCAGCTGAAGACACTACCCTCAGAAAAAGACAGAGGTCGATGAAATCTAGAAAGAAGAGATCCAAGAGTCCTTCGAAGAAGGCCAGAGATGCAGAGAGTGATGATGAATCAGGCAAACATGTTTCCAAGACTCTGCCTAAGGACTTACATGAAGAAGAGAGTGACCAAGATGCTGAGACTCAGTCTAAGAACCTCAGTGAGGAGAGTGACCAGGACTCCCAGACGGAGCATAAAGGCTTAGGTGAACAGGAGTGGCACCGCTCTGACCAtccagaggaggagacagaacagGAGGTGTTACCTGCAYAGAGAGAAAGAGGACCCAAGAGCARYAAGACTGTGAAGTCAGATTCCAWctctgactctgaaaatgtcACTGttaaaaacaaaggcaaaaagCAAGGTGCCAGGGGTTTGAAGGCACCAAGAGTAAGATTTAGACCACCtatagagaaaaagaaaatggtgaaAATACTTCATATTTGCAGTTTCTGTGAAAAGGTCCTGCCAAACAGGGATGCTCTGAGTAGGCACCTTCAGcgtcacacaggggagaagccttaccactgtgaAGAGTGTGGCAAAGACTACGGCAGCAAAAACACCCTGAAGATTCACAATATGCAGGTTCACCACAAGGGGACAAAGGACTTCATATGCAATGATTGTGGTCAACAGTTTACCCACTTCACGTACCTCAAACGCCACCTGTACTCCCACYCGGACAAGGAAAAGAGGCCACACCTGTGCAATGTGTGTGGGAAGCATTTCATCCAGAAGTCTCACTTGGACCGTCACAAGATGATtcacaccggagagaaaccaTTCAACTGTGAACACTGCGCCATGGCTTTCAATCGTCCGGATTCCCTGCGGATGCATCTGAAGCTACACGTGTCGGGTAGTGAGGGGCCAAATCTGGCAGAGCAAGAGAAGACGAAGTGCACAGCGTGTAAGAAGAGCTTTGTCAACCCAAATTACCTCAAAGTCCACATGagaatacacactggagagaggcCATACAAGTGTGAGGACTGTGCCAAGAGCTTCACCCAGATCAGTATTCTCAACGCGCACCGACGCacgcacactggagagaagccacACGAGTGCAAGGCGTGCGGCAGCTGCTTCACCCGTCGCAAGTACCTGGATGATCACATAGGCAGAAAGCATGGGTCTTTTGAGCAAATMAATGAACAGGAGGATGAACAATGA
- the LOC111965757 gene encoding zinc finger protein 892-like isoform X1 has translation MIMFKQLWAPEWHSGLRHCISVQEASLQYLVRIQAASHPALIGSPIXRCTIGPASSGFGWEPAAYHEEQQTGVTPTQRFERQLRTPQRNSRWQSPRMHSKHQTEEERGFSPVSGSGEESDKEASPPKRRTTISSSKKTRTKSHTKDYDDCSGTESGEQPEKSTQRXKGHSNSKKTNTHCKEEDNDNLSDKPTVVASPRKRSRQCSDFNVFEAEAEPCNTVSEPEVEVVVEGETEVASVSKRWKQYNPPKTTKPDAEDKAESEHYELVEQAEETPIRKKLSKSKKVRTRTPSEDVGEDESDHFZAEGHAAAEDTTLRKRQRSMKSRKKRSKSPSKKARDAESDDESGKHVSKTLPKDLHEEESDQDAETQSKNLSEESDQDSQTEHKGLGEQEWHRSDHPEEETEQEVLPAXRERGPKSXKTVKSDSXSDSENVTVKNKGKKQGARGLKAPRVRFRPPIEKKKMVKILHICSFCEKVLPNRDALSRHLQRHTGEKPYHCEECGKDYGSKNTLKIHNMQVHHKGTKDFICNDCGQQFTHFTYLKRHLYSHXDKEKRPHLCNVCGKHFIQKSHLDRHKMIHTGEKPFNCEHCAMAFNRPDSLRMHLKLHVSGSEGPNLAEQEKTKCTACKKSFVNPNYLKVHMRIHTGERPYKCEDCAKSFTQISILNAHRRTHTGEKPHECKACGSCFTRRKYLDDHIGRKHGSFEQINEQEDEQ, from the exons ATGATAATGTTTAAACaactttgggctcccgagtggcacagcggtctaagacactgcatctcagtgcaagaggcgtcactccagtacctggttcgtatccaggctgcatcacatccggccttgattgggagtcccatWYggcggtgcacaattggccctgcatcatccgggtttggctggg AACCGGCTGCCTATCATGAAGAACAACAGACAGGGGTGACACCCACTCAAAGGTTTGAGAGGCAGCTGAGAACTCCCCAGAGAAACTCCAGGTGGCAAAGTCCCAGGATGCATTCTAAACaccagacagaagaagagagggggttTTCTCCTGTGTCTGGGTCTGGGGAGGAGAGCGACAAGGAGGCCTCCCCACCAAAAAGAAGGACCACAATAAGCAGCTCCAAAAAGACAAGAACCAAGTCTCACACAAAGGATTATGATGACTGTTCTGGGACAGAATCTGGCGAGCAGCCAGAGAAGAGCACACAAAGAYAAAAAGGGCACAGCAACTCAAAAAAGACTAATACTCACTGTAAGGAGGAGGATAATGACAACTTGTCAGACAAACCAACTGTGGTGGCTTCCCCCAGAAAAAGGAGCAGGCAATGTAGTGACTTCAATGTATTTGAAGCAGAGGCTGAACCATGTAATACTGTGTCTGAGCCTGAGGTGGAGGTAGTTGTGGAGGGGGAGACTGAAGTGGCGTCTGTTTCTAAGAGGTGGAAACAgtacaacccccccaaaacaaCTAAGCCTGATGCCGAGGACAAAGCTGAGAGTGAACATTATGAGTTGGTAGAACAGGCTGAAGAGACTCCCATTAGAAAAAAACTTAGCAAGTCTAAAAAGGTAAGAACGAGGACTCCCTCTGAAGACGTGGGGGAAGATGAAAGTGACCACTTTSAGGCGGAAGGACATGCTGCAGCTGAAGACACTACCCTCAGAAAAAGACAGAGGTCGATGAAATCTAGAAAGAAGAGATCCAAGAGTCCTTCGAAGAAGGCCAGAGATGCAGAGAGTGATGATGAATCAGGCAAACATGTTTCCAAGACTCTGCCTAAGGACTTACATGAAGAAGAGAGTGACCAAGATGCTGAGACTCAGTCTAAGAACCTCAGTGAGGAGAGTGACCAGGACTCCCAGACGGAGCATAAAGGCTTAGGTGAACAGGAGTGGCACCGCTCTGACCAtccagaggaggagacagaacagGAGGTGTTACCTGCAYAGAGAGAAAGAGGACCCAAGAGCARYAAGACTGTGAAGTCAGATTCCAWctctgactctgaaaatgtcACTGttaaaaacaaaggcaaaaagCAAGGTGCCAGGGGTTTGAAGGCACCAAGAGTAAGATTTAGACCACCtatagagaaaaagaaaatggtgaaAATACTTCATATTTGCAGTTTCTGTGAAAAGGTCCTGCCAAACAGGGATGCTCTGAGTAGGCACCTTCAGcgtcacacaggggagaagccttaccactgtgaAGAGTGTGGCAAAGACTACGGCAGCAAAAACACCCTGAAGATTCACAATATGCAGGTTCACCACAAGGGGACAAAGGACTTCATATGCAATGATTGTGGTCAACAGTTTACCCACTTCACGTACCTCAAACGCCACCTGTACTCCCACYCGGACAAGGAAAAGAGGCCACACCTGTGCAATGTGTGTGGGAAGCATTTCATCCAGAAGTCTCACTTGGACCGTCACAAGATGATtcacaccggagagaaaccaTTCAACTGTGAACACTGCGCCATGGCTTTCAATCGTCCGGATTCCCTGCGGATGCATCTGAAGCTACACGTGTCGGGTAGTGAGGGGCCAAATCTGGCAGAGCAAGAGAAGACGAAGTGCACAGCGTGTAAGAAGAGCTTTGTCAACCCAAATTACCTCAAAGTCCACATGagaatacacactggagagaggcCATACAAGTGTGAGGACTGTGCCAAGAGCTTCACCCAGATCAGTATTCTCAACGCGCACCGACGCacgcacactggagagaagccacACGAGTGCAAGGCGTGCGGCAGCTGCTTCACCCGTCGCAAGTACCTGGATGATCACATAGGCAGAAAGCATGGGTCTTTTGAGCAAATMAATGAACAGGAGGATGAACAATGA
- the LOC111965757 gene encoding zinc finger protein 892-like isoform X3: MHSKHQTEEERGFSPVSGSGEESDKEASPPKRRTTISSSKKTRTKSHTKDYDDCSGTESGEQPEKSTQRXKGHSNSKKTNTHCKEEDNDNLSDKPTVVASPRKRSRQCSDFNVFEAEAEPCNTVSEPEVEVVVEGETEVASVSKRWKQYNPPKTTKPDAEDKAESEHYELVEQAEETPIRKKLSKSKKVRTRTPSEDVGEDESDHFZAEGHAAAEDTTLRKRQRSMKSRKKRSKSPSKKARDAESDDESGKHVSKTLPKDLHEEESDQDAETQSKNLSEESDQDSQTEHKGLGEQEWHRSDHPEEETEQEVLPAXRERGPKSXKTVKSDSXSDSENVTVKNKGKKQGARGLKAPRVRFRPPIEKKKMVKILHICSFCEKVLPNRDALSRHLQRHTGEKPYHCEECGKDYGSKNTLKIHNMQVHHKGTKDFICNDCGQQFTHFTYLKRHLYSHXDKEKRPHLCNVCGKHFIQKSHLDRHKMIHTGEKPFNCEHCAMAFNRPDSLRMHLKLHVSGSEGPNLAEQEKTKCTACKKSFVNPNYLKVHMRIHTGERPYKCEDCAKSFTQISILNAHRRTHTGEKPHECKACGSCFTRRKYLDDHIGRKHGSFEQINEQEDEQ, from the coding sequence ATGCATTCTAAACaccagacagaagaagagagggggttTTCTCCTGTGTCTGGGTCTGGGGAGGAGAGCGACAAGGAGGCCTCCCCACCAAAAAGAAGGACCACAATAAGCAGCTCCAAAAAGACAAGAACCAAGTCTCACACAAAGGATTATGATGACTGTTCTGGGACAGAATCTGGCGAGCAGCCAGAGAAGAGCACACAAAGAYAAAAAGGGCACAGCAACTCAAAAAAGACTAATACTCACTGTAAGGAGGAGGATAATGACAACTTGTCAGACAAACCAACTGTGGTGGCTTCCCCCAGAAAAAGGAGCAGGCAATGTAGTGACTTCAATGTATTTGAAGCAGAGGCTGAACCATGTAATACTGTGTCTGAGCCTGAGGTGGAGGTAGTTGTGGAGGGGGAGACTGAAGTGGCGTCTGTTTCTAAGAGGTGGAAACAgtacaacccccccaaaacaaCTAAGCCTGATGCCGAGGACAAAGCTGAGAGTGAACATTATGAGTTGGTAGAACAGGCTGAAGAGACTCCCATTAGAAAAAAACTTAGCAAGTCTAAAAAGGTAAGAACGAGGACTCCCTCTGAAGACGTGGGGGAAGATGAAAGTGACCACTTTSAGGCGGAAGGACATGCTGCAGCTGAAGACACTACCCTCAGAAAAAGACAGAGGTCGATGAAATCTAGAAAGAAGAGATCCAAGAGTCCTTCGAAGAAGGCCAGAGATGCAGAGAGTGATGATGAATCAGGCAAACATGTTTCCAAGACTCTGCCTAAGGACTTACATGAAGAAGAGAGTGACCAAGATGCTGAGACTCAGTCTAAGAACCTCAGTGAGGAGAGTGACCAGGACTCCCAGACGGAGCATAAAGGCTTAGGTGAACAGGAGTGGCACCGCTCTGACCAtccagaggaggagacagaacagGAGGTGTTACCTGCAYAGAGAGAAAGAGGACCCAAGAGCARYAAGACTGTGAAGTCAGATTCCAWctctgactctgaaaatgtcACTGttaaaaacaaaggcaaaaagCAAGGTGCCAGGGGTTTGAAGGCACCAAGAGTAAGATTTAGACCACCtatagagaaaaagaaaatggtgaaAATACTTCATATTTGCAGTTTCTGTGAAAAGGTCCTGCCAAACAGGGATGCTCTGAGTAGGCACCTTCAGcgtcacacaggggagaagccttaccactgtgaAGAGTGTGGCAAAGACTACGGCAGCAAAAACACCCTGAAGATTCACAATATGCAGGTTCACCACAAGGGGACAAAGGACTTCATATGCAATGATTGTGGTCAACAGTTTACCCACTTCACGTACCTCAAACGCCACCTGTACTCCCACYCGGACAAGGAAAAGAGGCCACACCTGTGCAATGTGTGTGGGAAGCATTTCATCCAGAAGTCTCACTTGGACCGTCACAAGATGATtcacaccggagagaaaccaTTCAACTGTGAACACTGCGCCATGGCTTTCAATCGTCCGGATTCCCTGCGGATGCATCTGAAGCTACACGTGTCGGGTAGTGAGGGGCCAAATCTGGCAGAGCAAGAGAAGACGAAGTGCACAGCGTGTAAGAAGAGCTTTGTCAACCCAAATTACCTCAAAGTCCACATGagaatacacactggagagaggcCATACAAGTGTGAGGACTGTGCCAAGAGCTTCACCCAGATCAGTATTCTCAACGCGCACCGACGCacgcacactggagagaagccacACGAGTGCAAGGCGTGCGGCAGCTGCTTCACCCGTCGCAAGTACCTGGATGATCACATAGGCAGAAAGCATGGGTCTTTTGAGCAAATMAATGAACAGGAGGATGAACAATGA